A window of Xiphophorus hellerii strain 12219 chromosome 7, Xiphophorus_hellerii-4.1, whole genome shotgun sequence contains these coding sequences:
- the LOC116722498 gene encoding trace amine-associated receptor 13c-like, producing MEIQDRTDLCFPHLLNSSCRKPTLHWSEAVLLNSVLLFISLITVVLNLLIIISVSHFRQLHTPTNILLLSLGVSDFFVGLLLMPFEIYRFTFCWFLGDAMCALFWFLISNLISASIWNIVLISVDRYIAICYPLDYPTRISLTRVKYCVCLCWFCASSCSYFYSNDVMVQSGRSKSCIGECKFIISYILGTFDLIFNFILPVTTIIVLYLRVFVVAVSQARAMRSHITVVTFHSATSGTKRSELKAARTLGVLVVVYLMCYCPYYCYSLLDVNLTSTSYSSVLFFLFYCNSCLNPVIYALFYPWFRKAVKVIVTLQILQPGSHEAKLL from the exons ATGGAGATCCAAGACAGAACTGATCTCTGTTTCCCACATCTCCTCAACAGCTCCTGCAGGAAGCCCACACTTCACTGGTCTGAAGCCGTTCTCCTGAACTCTGTGCTGCTCTTCATCTCACTGATCACTGTAGTGCTCaacctcctcatcatcatctcagTCTCACACTTCAG GCAGCTCCACACTCCTAcaaacatcctcctcctctctctgggtgtttcagacttttttgttgGTCTCCTGCTGATGCCTTTTGAAATCTACAGATTTACATTCTGCTGGTTTCTTGGAGACGCCATGTgtgctttgttttggtttttgatttCTAACCTCATCAGTGCTTCAATTTGGAACATTGTTTTGATATCAGTTGACCGCTATATTGCTATATGCTACCCTCTGGATTACCCCACCAGAATCTCGTTGACGAGAGTCAAatattgtgtttgtctgtgttggTTCTGTGCTTCTTCCTGCAGCTATTTCTATTCAAATGATGTGATGGTTCAGTCTGGCAGGAGTAAATCCTGCATTGGAGAATGTAAATTTATCATAAGCTACATTCTAGGAACATTTGAcctcatttttaatttcatactTCCAGTAACAACCATCATAGTTCTGTATTTGAGAGTATTTGTGGTGGCTGTGTCTCAGGCTCGTGCCATGCGCTCTCACATTACAGTCGTCACGTTTCATTCAGCGACATCAGGAACAAAGAGATCAGAGTTAAAAGCAGCCAGGACTCTGGGGGTTCTAGTTGTTGTATATCTAATGTGTTACTGTCCATATTACTGCTACTCTTTGCTTGATGTTAATCTAACCAGTACCTCATATTCAtcggttttgtttttcctcttttattgcAACTCTTGTTTAAATCCTGTGATCTACGCCCTGTTCTACCCCTGGTTCAGAAAAGCTGTTAAAGTCATTGTTACTCTACAGATTCTGCAGCCTGGCTCACATGAGGCCAAGCTGCTGTGA